In a single window of the Ruminococcus albus 7 = DSM 20455 genome:
- the rapZ gene encoding RNase adapter RapZ, translating into MQFVVVTGISGAGKSTAVNVLEDIGYYCIDNMPPELMVKFADICAQSEGNIDKVAFVADVRGGALFMKLKDAVKDMRDMGINVKVMFLDCSDEVIMRRYKETRRRHPLYEIANGNIRDAIETERRLLESVRDNVDYYIDTSTTSSAEFKAKMYDIFLGAGQSAMRIEVRSFGFKYGVMNDADLTFDVRCLPNPFYIAELKNKTGLDTAVSGYVMSFKEAQTLLGKLTDLIDFLIPLYEKEGKAQLVIAFGCTGGKHRSVTFAEAVAKHLIDTGKTIRLTHRDIEKR; encoded by the coding sequence GTGCAGTTCGTAGTAGTTACAGGTATTTCGGGAGCAGGAAAATCCACAGCTGTCAACGTGCTGGAGGATATAGGTTATTACTGTATAGATAATATGCCACCCGAGCTTATGGTAAAGTTTGCGGATATATGCGCTCAGTCCGAGGGCAATATCGACAAGGTAGCATTCGTTGCCGATGTCCGCGGCGGAGCACTGTTCATGAAGCTGAAGGACGCTGTAAAAGATATGCGTGATATGGGCATAAACGTCAAAGTGATGTTTCTTGATTGCAGTGATGAAGTAATAATGCGCCGCTACAAGGAAACACGCCGCAGACATCCGCTTTACGAGATAGCCAACGGCAATATCCGCGATGCCATCGAGACCGAGCGCAGACTGCTGGAATCAGTACGTGACAATGTAGACTACTATATCGACACCTCCACTACTTCGTCTGCCGAATTCAAAGCAAAGATGTACGATATATTCTTAGGCGCAGGACAATCAGCCATGAGGATAGAAGTACGCTCCTTCGGCTTCAAGTACGGAGTGATGAATGATGCAGACCTGACCTTCGATGTGAGATGCCTGCCTAATCCCTTCTATATTGCAGAGCTTAAAAATAAGACAGGTCTTGACACTGCAGTATCGGGATACGTTATGAGTTTCAAGGAAGCACAGACACTTCTTGGCAAACTCACCGACCTTATCGACTTCCTTATCCCCCTTTATGAAAAAGAGGGCAAGGCACAGCTGGTCATAGCTTTCGGCTGTACAGGCGGCAAACACAGGAGCGTAACCTTTGCCGAGGCTGTAGCAAAGCATCTTATTGACACGGGCAAGACCATCAGGCTCACCCACAGAGATATCGAGAAAAGATAA
- the murB gene encoding UDP-N-acetylmuramate dehydrogenase has translation MKELDMNTRSLLNLAEELECRVLPDEPLDKHNTFRIGGQCTAMIDINSPDAISQLWEEANRLGIRTMALGNGSNVLFDDRGFNGIIFLIGSSMDKIYMKDDNTIVAQAGCPLLKLCRFALEHSLSGLEFAYGIPGSVGGAIFMNAGAYGGEIKDVIKYGRAVDRDGRQFEYKADQMKFGYRTSRFIASGELIVEGEFELPSGSYDDIQDKMVDLMGRRRDKQPLNMPSAGSTFKRPEGEGLFAGKLIQDSGLRGFSVGGAQVSEKHCGFVVNKGGATSADVLELIRQVKDKVYKDSGIELECEVRYIPYEA, from the coding sequence GTGAAAGAACTTGATATGAATACACGTTCATTGCTGAACCTTGCCGAGGAGCTTGAATGCAGAGTGCTCCCCGATGAGCCGCTGGATAAGCATAACACTTTCCGTATAGGCGGACAATGTACGGCAATGATAGATATAAATTCACCCGATGCGATCTCACAGCTGTGGGAGGAAGCGAACCGCCTTGGGATCAGGACTATGGCACTGGGCAACGGATCAAACGTACTGTTTGATGACAGAGGCTTCAACGGCATAATATTCCTGATAGGAAGCTCGATGGATAAGATATATATGAAGGATGATAATACCATCGTAGCACAGGCAGGCTGTCCTTTGCTGAAGCTTTGCAGATTTGCGCTCGAGCATTCTCTCAGCGGACTGGAATTCGCTTATGGCATCCCCGGAAGCGTGGGCGGCGCCATATTTATGAACGCAGGTGCTTACGGCGGAGAGATAAAGGACGTTATCAAGTACGGCAGAGCTGTTGACCGCGACGGAAGACAGTTTGAATACAAAGCCGACCAGATGAAGTTCGGGTACAGGACCAGCAGATTCATAGCAAGCGGTGAACTTATAGTCGAAGGCGAATTTGAACTGCCTTCGGGAAGCTATGATGATATACAGGATAAGATGGTAGACCTTATGGGCCGCCGCCGCGATAAGCAGCCGCTGAATATGCCCAGTGCGGGAAGTACCTTCAAAAGGCCCGAGGGCGAAGGGCTGTTCGCAGGAAAGCTGATACAGGACAGCGGACTGAGAGGATTCTCCGTTGGCGGTGCACAGGTAAGCGAAAAGCACTGCGGTTTCGTAGTAAACAAGGGCGGTGCCACCAGTGCTGATGTGCTGGAGCTTATCAGACAGGTCAAGGATAAGGTATACAAGGATTCGGGCATTGAGCTGGAATGTGAGGTAAGGTATATCCCCTACGAGGCGTAG
- the hprK gene encoding HPr(Ser) kinase/phosphatase: MAEIFSVTVNEIIKQLGLEVLYAPDNIDELIVTDNDCNRPGLQLMGFYEYFNAERVQICGNMEFAYLASIDEEVRRQRLDALFATKIPMFIVARSHELYPEMIEIASKYGVPIARTADSTTAFIAALIGYLNVELAPRITRHGVLIEVYGEGILIVGESGVGKSETAIELVKRGHRLVADDAVEIRKTSSRTLVGQSPDNIRHFLELRGIGIINTRRLFGMGAVKISEKIDLVVQLEPWDSKKIYDRMGVDNEYASILGIKVPSLTIPIKPGRNLAVILEVAAMNNRHKKMGYNAAAELLQNLGLEMDTKESVKNWDAY, translated from the coding sequence ATGGCTGAGATATTCAGTGTTACCGTAAACGAGATAATAAAACAGCTCGGGCTGGAGGTACTTTATGCACCCGACAACATTGACGAGCTTATCGTCACAGACAACGACTGCAACCGTCCCGGTCTGCAGCTTATGGGCTTTTATGAGTACTTCAATGCCGAGCGTGTACAGATATGCGGAAACATGGAATTTGCATATCTTGCTTCCATAGATGAAGAAGTAAGAAGACAGAGGCTAGATGCACTTTTTGCCACTAAGATACCCATGTTCATCGTTGCAAGAAGCCATGAGCTTTATCCCGAAATGATAGAGATAGCCTCAAAATACGGGGTACCCATAGCTCGTACCGCCGACAGTACTACCGCGTTCATCGCAGCACTTATCGGCTACCTGAATGTTGAGCTTGCTCCCCGTATCACCCGTCACGGCGTTCTTATCGAAGTATACGGTGAAGGCATACTCATCGTGGGCGAGAGCGGTGTAGGTAAGAGCGAGACTGCAATCGAGCTGGTAAAGCGCGGACACCGTCTTGTAGCTGATGATGCCGTCGAGATAAGAAAGACCTCCAGCAGGACACTGGTAGGACAGTCCCCCGATAATATCAGGCATTTTCTTGAACTGCGCGGCATAGGTATTATCAATACCCGTCGTCTGTTCGGTATGGGTGCCGTAAAGATATCCGAGAAGATAGACCTGGTAGTTCAGCTCGAACCCTGGGACAGCAAGAAGATATATGACAGAATGGGCGTTGACAACGAGTATGCATCCATACTCGGCATAAAGGTGCCCAGCCTGACTATACCCATCAAGCCCGGACGTAACCTTGCAGTCATCCTTGAAGTTGCTGCCATGAACAACCGTCATAAAAAGATGGGCTATAACGCAGCTGCCGAGCTTCTGCAGAATCTTGGTCTGGAAATGGATACCAAGGAGTCTGTAAAGAACTGGGATGCATACTGA
- a CDS encoding aminotransferase class I/II-fold pyridoxal phosphate-dependent enzyme has protein sequence MTNIFGIDEKIVTLAAQAESECKEVFAEIDRIAEINGQKVLKAFIDNRVSEGCLKGTTGYGYGDIGRDTADKVYAQALGGEDAIVRHTFVNGTHALSTALFGILRPDDELCFLTGAPYDTLEGVVGKEGDKGSGSLRDFGVKSSIVELKEDGTPDLEAIAKAAKGAKVGYIQRSRGYSLRPSFTVDVIGEAIKAAKSANPDIIILTDNCYGEFVEEKEPLAVGADLIVGSLIKNPGGGIASTGGYICGRADLVEKCADRLTCVGMGKEVGCSLNMNREILLGFFLCPQTVANALKTSVFACRLFEKLGYKTLPESSEKRTDIIASILLENEKNLTAFCKGIQKGSPVDSYVTPEAWDMPGYESKVIMAAGAFTMGASIELSADAPIREPYAVWLQGGITYPSGKMGIMLAAQEMLNEGNITL, from the coding sequence TTGACAAACATTTTTGGAATAGACGAAAAAATAGTTACTCTTGCAGCTCAGGCTGAGAGCGAATGCAAAGAAGTCTTTGCGGAGATAGACCGCATCGCTGAGATAAACGGACAGAAAGTTCTGAAAGCATTCATCGACAACCGCGTCAGCGAGGGCTGTCTTAAAGGCACTACGGGCTACGGCTACGGCGATATTGGCAGAGATACCGCTGATAAGGTGTATGCTCAGGCACTGGGCGGCGAGGACGCAATAGTAAGGCATACTTTTGTAAACGGCACCCACGCGCTTTCCACTGCGCTTTTCGGTATACTCCGCCCCGATGATGAGCTGTGTTTTCTCACAGGCGCACCCTACGATACCCTTGAAGGCGTTGTGGGCAAAGAGGGCGACAAGGGCAGCGGTTCGCTGAGAGATTTCGGCGTAAAGAGCAGTATCGTCGAACTCAAAGAGGACGGAACTCCCGACCTTGAAGCCATAGCTAAAGCGGCTAAGGGCGCAAAGGTAGGCTATATACAGAGATCGAGAGGATACTCACTCAGACCTTCTTTCACGGTTGATGTTATAGGCGAAGCAATAAAGGCAGCAAAGTCTGCAAACCCCGATATAATTATACTCACAGACAACTGCTACGGCGAATTTGTTGAAGAAAAAGAACCCCTCGCAGTGGGTGCTGACCTGATAGTAGGTTCGCTGATAAAGAACCCCGGCGGCGGAATAGCAAGCACAGGCGGATACATCTGCGGACGTGCAGACCTTGTGGAAAAATGCGCAGACAGGCTCACCTGCGTGGGCATGGGCAAGGAAGTAGGCTGTTCGCTGAACATGAACAGAGAGATACTTCTGGGCTTCTTCCTCTGCCCGCAGACAGTAGCAAATGCCCTGAAAACTTCCGTTTTCGCCTGCCGACTTTTTGAAAAGCTGGGTTACAAGACCCTTCCAGAAAGCAGTGAAAAGAGGACGGATATCATCGCATCTATCCTGCTTGAAAACGAGAAGAACCTGACAGCATTCTGCAAGGGCATACAGAAAGGCAGCCCCGTTGACAGCTATGTTACTCCCGAAGCATGGGATATGCCCGGCTACGAGAGCAAGGTCATCATGGCGGCGGGTGCATTCACAATGGGCGCTTCCATCGAACTTTCTGCCGATGCCCCCATACGCGAACCTTACGCTGTATGGTTACAGGGCGGTATAACCTATCCCAGCGGCAAAATGGGCATAATGCTGGCGGCGCAGGAGATGCTGAATGAGGGGAATATAACCCTGTAA
- the murD gene encoding UDP-N-acetylmuramoyl-L-alanine--D-glutamate ligase, translating to MTKAQKYFNAIKDKRVAFIGVGVSHTDLIKVFLSKGINCVICDKRDEDEFDPMLIEDFRAKGCEFALGADYLDEIFNCDIVFRTPGMYYNDPTLTKARKQGIVITSEMETFFDLCPCKTYALTGSDGKTTTTTLVSEFLKSEGKRVHLGGNIGKALLPLVETISETDVVVCELSSFQLISMRESPDVAGITNIRPNHLNVHGTMEEYTLAKCNILDHQNAYARSVLSLDDEVTRGLQDRVRGDLAWFSIKEKPDNGAFLREDGMLCYNERGKVTEYVHMKDIKIPGMHNVEDYLTAIAMTYGEVKPENVAKIAKEFGGVEHRIEFVRELDGVKYYNNSIASSPTRVLACLAAFDQKQIMIQGGSDKGVSFEPMAAPICEKVKVLILMGQTKDKIRAAVEAAPNFKGSGLKIITVKDMAEAVRTAREYAEEGDIVSLTPACASFDMYRMFEDRGRHFKQLVNELS from the coding sequence ATGACCAAGGCACAAAAGTATTTCAATGCGATAAAGGATAAAAGAGTAGCTTTCATAGGCGTAGGCGTCAGCCATACCGACCTTATAAAGGTATTCCTTTCAAAAGGTATAAACTGCGTTATCTGCGACAAGCGTGACGAGGATGAATTCGATCCTATGCTGATCGAAGATTTCAGGGCAAAGGGCTGTGAGTTCGCGCTGGGCGCAGATTATCTCGATGAGATATTCAACTGCGATATAGTTTTCCGCACACCGGGTATGTACTACAATGACCCTACACTTACAAAAGCCAGAAAGCAAGGCATAGTTATAACCTCCGAAATGGAAACTTTCTTTGACCTCTGCCCCTGCAAGACCTATGCGCTTACAGGTTCAGACGGCAAGACCACTACCACCACCCTTGTCAGCGAATTCCTCAAATCCGAAGGCAAGAGGGTACATCTGGGCGGAAATATCGGCAAGGCGCTCCTGCCTCTGGTGGAGACTATCTCCGAGACAGATGTGGTAGTCTGCGAGCTTTCAAGCTTCCAGCTGATTTCCATGCGCGAAAGCCCTGATGTTGCGGGCATAACAAATATCCGCCCAAATCACCTGAACGTTCACGGCACTATGGAGGAATATACCCTTGCCAAGTGCAATATCCTCGACCACCAGAACGCATACGCAAGGTCTGTGCTGAGCCTTGATGATGAAGTGACACGCGGTCTTCAGGACAGAGTACGCGGTGACCTGGCATGGTTCAGCATAAAGGAAAAGCCCGATAACGGCGCATTCCTCCGTGAAGACGGTATGCTGTGCTACAACGAGCGCGGAAAAGTCACCGAATATGTACATATGAAAGATATCAAGATACCCGGTATGCACAACGTTGAGGACTATCTCACTGCCATAGCTATGACATACGGTGAGGTCAAGCCCGAAAACGTTGCTAAGATAGCAAAGGAATTCGGCGGCGTTGAGCATCGTATAGAGTTCGTAAGAGAACTGGACGGTGTTAAGTATTACAACAATTCCATAGCTTCCAGCCCCACGAGAGTTCTGGCTTGTCTTGCTGCTTTTGACCAGAAGCAGATAATGATACAGGGCGGTTCAGATAAGGGCGTAAGCTTTGAACCTATGGCTGCACCTATCTGTGAAAAGGTAAAGGTGCTGATACTCATGGGTCAGACCAAGGATAAGATACGCGCAGCAGTTGAAGCTGCTCCTAATTTCAAGGGCAGCGGACTGAAGATAATCACCGTAAAGGATATGGCAGAAGCTGTGCGCACCGCCCGCGAATATGCAGAGGAGGGCGATATCGTATCGCTGACACCTGCCTGCGCAAGCTTTGATATGTACCGTATGTTCGAGGACAGAGGCAGACATTTCAAACAGCTGGTAAACGAACTCAGCTGA